TCAAATTTACACAAAGAATTGAAGAGATGAAACAAGATAAATATACGAAAAAAATAACCACAAAAGCGCATTTACTTTTGTTTTTACATGCTCAACTTCAACAACGAGAAGGACTGCGCGCCATCGCCGATGATGCGTTACTGGATGATTTTCAGCGAGAATTAGGATTGACTTCTATTAGTGCTTCACAACTTTCCCGAAAACATCGCCAAGTAAAACCCGAATTACTCGCAGAAATCTT
This is a stretch of genomic DNA from Bacillus alveayuensis. It encodes these proteins:
- a CDS encoding hypothetical protein (product_source=Hypo-rule applied; pfam=PF14294), which translates into the protein MDMDTIFSSFGKCVTPLNSVKFTQRIEEMKQDKYTKKITTKAHLLLFLHAQLQQREGLRAIADDALLDDFQRELGLTSISASQLSRKHRQVKPELLAEIFLGLVNQIRQMSTNSSSQVNGLKIVNSTTISLNLKEYQMLGKFRENVRI